A genomic window from Microvirga sp. TS319 includes:
- a CDS encoding S41 family peptidase, translating to MRKLSLLILGVAIGAGGATMVSQTSLMTSGAVAASADTYRQLSLFGDVFEKVRTDYVEKPDESKLVESAINGMLTSLDPHSSYMDAKSFRDMQVQTRGEFGGLGIEVTMEDGLVKVVTPIDDTPASRAGILANDVITQIDGDQVQGLNLNQAVDKMRGPVNSSVTLKIQRKESKDPIEVKLTRETIKVRPVRARAEGDIGVLRITQFNEQTYDGLRSGIEKLTQDIGADKVSGFVIDLRNNPGGLLDQAIMVSDAFLDRGEIVSTRSRNAEDTQRFSAKAGDLTKGKPLVVLVNGGSASASEIVAGALQDHKRATVLGTRSFGKGSVQTIIPLGGNGAVRLTTARYYTPSGRSIQAKGIDPDIEVLQDVPDDLKGKDETKGEAGLRGHLQNGGEKEERGGSSAYVPPDPAKDKQLLAAYDLLHGVRKGAANNTAPTPN from the coding sequence ATGCGCAAACTCTCCCTATTGATTCTCGGTGTGGCTATCGGCGCAGGCGGCGCGACCATGGTGTCGCAGACAAGCCTGATGACCTCGGGCGCAGTTGCCGCCTCGGCCGATACCTACCGACAGCTGAGCCTTTTCGGAGACGTCTTCGAGAAGGTCCGTACGGATTACGTCGAGAAGCCCGACGAATCGAAGCTCGTCGAGTCCGCCATCAACGGCATGCTGACCTCGCTCGATCCGCATTCGAGCTACATGGATGCCAAGAGCTTCCGCGACATGCAGGTCCAGACCCGCGGTGAATTCGGCGGTCTCGGCATCGAAGTGACGATGGAAGACGGCCTCGTGAAGGTGGTGACGCCGATCGACGACACGCCGGCGTCCCGCGCCGGCATCCTGGCCAACGACGTGATCACCCAGATCGACGGCGACCAGGTTCAGGGCCTCAACCTGAACCAAGCCGTCGACAAGATGCGCGGCCCGGTCAATTCCTCGGTGACGCTGAAGATCCAGCGTAAGGAATCGAAGGATCCGATCGAGGTGAAGCTGACCCGCGAGACCATCAAGGTCCGGCCGGTGCGCGCCCGCGCCGAAGGCGATATCGGCGTCCTGCGCATCACGCAGTTCAACGAGCAGACCTATGATGGTCTGCGCTCGGGAATCGAGAAGCTCACCCAGGATATCGGCGCCGACAAGGTGTCAGGCTTCGTCATCGACCTGCGCAATAACCCGGGCGGTCTGCTCGATCAGGCGATCATGGTCTCCGACGCCTTCCTCGATCGCGGCGAGATCGTCTCGACCCGCAGCCGCAACGCGGAGGATACGCAGCGCTTCAGCGCCAAGGCCGGCGACCTGACCAAGGGTAAGCCGCTCGTCGTGCTCGTGAACGGCGGCTCGGCTTCCGCATCTGAGATCGTGGCCGGCGCCCTGCAGGACCACAAGCGTGCGACGGTGCTCGGCACCCGCTCTTTCGGCAAGGGCTCCGTGCAGACCATCATCCCGCTCGGCGGCAACGGCGCGGTGCGCCTGACCACGGCGCGCTACTACACTCCGTCGGGTCGCTCGATTCAGGCCAAAGGCATCGATCCTGACATCGAGGTGCTGCAGGACGTGCCCGACGATCTGAAGGGCAAGGATGAGACCAAGGGTGAAGCCGGTCTGCGCGGTCACCTGCAGAACGGCGGCGAGAAGGAAGAGCGCGGCGGTTCCTCCGCTTACGTTCCGCCGGATCCGGCCAAGGACAAGCAGCTCCTGGCGGCTTATGATCTGCTCCACGGCGTGCGCAAGGGCGCGGCCAACAACACCGCGCCGACTCCGAACTGA
- a CDS encoding murein hydrolase activator EnvC, producing MNPSSCKALGFAACLVVSALGPVRAQQAPAPAASTSKAAPETEEEKRKRQNDLKVLEEAMNASAEAQRRLAAEIETIRTDRAKLNATLIETAGRVRETEDRIRGLEQRLQTLRASEAAIRRSLESRRGVIVEVFAALQRMGRRPPPAVLVRPEDMLEAVRASIMLGAVLPELRAEAEVLASDLAELVRLKEAIAIDRTTLDAELGTLNGEQQRLTALMDARQSRMSQVERNYGAERDKAAELARQAGTLKELIDRMEAEIASAQRAAEEARKAAEAQEREAKERFAQAAFRDPARLAPKIPFSEAKGLLPRPVSGDVTSNFGSDDGYGGTTRGISITTRPKAAVVSPADGWVAFAGPFRSYGRLLIINAGGGYYVLLAGMDQINVDVGQFVLAGEPVATMGDISAMSLTGSAIEKNNPVLYVEFRKDGGSIDPGPWWAKSQSEKVRG from the coding sequence ATGAATCCCTCCTCCTGCAAAGCCTTGGGCTTTGCCGCATGCCTGGTGGTCTCCGCCCTGGGCCCGGTCCGGGCCCAGCAGGCGCCTGCGCCTGCGGCCAGCACTTCGAAGGCCGCGCCGGAGACCGAGGAGGAGAAAAGGAAGCGCCAGAACGACCTCAAAGTCCTGGAAGAGGCCATGAACGCGAGCGCCGAAGCCCAGAGGCGCCTCGCGGCCGAGATCGAGACCATCAGGACGGACCGGGCCAAGCTCAATGCAACTCTGATCGAAACCGCGGGGCGGGTTCGGGAGACGGAGGACCGGATTCGGGGGCTGGAGCAGCGCCTCCAGACGCTGAGGGCCTCCGAAGCGGCCATTCGCCGCTCCCTGGAGAGCCGCCGCGGCGTGATCGTCGAAGTCTTCGCGGCCCTCCAGCGCATGGGCCGCCGCCCGCCGCCCGCCGTCCTGGTACGGCCGGAGGACATGCTCGAGGCCGTGCGGGCCTCCATCATGCTGGGGGCGGTGCTGCCCGAACTCAGGGCCGAAGCCGAGGTTCTGGCCTCGGATCTTGCCGAGCTGGTCCGCCTCAAGGAGGCGATCGCGATCGATCGCACCACTCTCGATGCGGAACTGGGGACTTTGAACGGCGAGCAGCAGCGCCTGACCGCTCTCATGGATGCCCGTCAGAGCCGCATGTCCCAGGTGGAGCGCAATTACGGGGCCGAGCGGGACAAGGCGGCGGAACTCGCCCGCCAGGCGGGAACTCTCAAAGAGTTGATCGACCGGATGGAGGCTGAAATCGCCAGCGCCCAAAGGGCAGCCGAGGAGGCCCGCAAGGCGGCCGAGGCGCAGGAACGCGAGGCGAAGGAGCGTTTCGCCCAGGCTGCCTTCCGCGATCCGGCCCGGCTGGCGCCCAAGATCCCGTTTTCGGAGGCGAAGGGCTTGCTCCCGAGGCCCGTCAGCGGGGACGTGACATCGAATTTCGGTTCGGATGACGGCTATGGCGGAACGACGCGCGGCATTTCGATCACCACTCGTCCGAAGGCAGCTGTCGTATCACCGGCGGACGGCTGGGTTGCCTTCGCCGGGCCCTTTCGGTCTTACGGTCGCCTCTTGATCATCAATGCGGGCGGAGGATATTATGTTCTTCTGGCCGGTATGGACCAAATCAACGTCGACGTCGGGCAATTCGTGCTCGCTGGCGAGCCAGTTGCGACCATGGGGGATATCTCCGCCATGAGTCTGACAGGATCTGCCATAGAAAAGAACAACCCCGTCCTCTATGTTGAGTTCAGGAAAGACGGCGGTTCGATCGACCCAGGTCCCTGGTGGGCGAAATCGCAAAGCGAAAAGGTTCGCGGATAA